Proteins from a genomic interval of Hydrogenophaga sp. PAMC20947:
- the efp gene encoding elongation factor P, with product MKIAQELRAGNVIMHGKDPMIVLKTEYARGGRGAATVRLKLKALLNNMATEVVCRADDKMDQIILDKKECTYSYFADPMYVCMDTEFNQYEVEAENMGDALNYLEDGMTVEVVFYDGKAISVELPTSVERVITWTEPAVKGDTSGKVLKPAKIATGFEVAVPLFVAQEDKIEIDTRTGEYRKRV from the coding sequence ATGAAAATCGCTCAAGAACTCCGCGCCGGCAATGTGATCATGCACGGCAAGGATCCTATGATCGTCCTGAAAACCGAATACGCCCGTGGTGGCCGTGGCGCTGCCACCGTGCGCCTCAAACTCAAAGCCCTGCTGAACAACATGGCCACCGAAGTGGTTTGCCGGGCCGACGACAAGATGGACCAGATCATTCTGGACAAGAAAGAGTGCACCTACTCTTACTTCGCTGACCCCATGTATGTCTGCATGGACACCGAATTCAACCAGTACGAAGTAGAAGCCGAAAACATGGGCGATGCCCTGAACTACCTCGAAGACGGCATGACCGTTGAAGTGGTGTTCTACGACGGCAAGGCCATCTCCGTGGAACTGCCCACCAGCGTCGAGCGCGTGATCACCTGGACCGAGCCTGCTGTCAAAGGCGACACCTCCGGAAAAGTGCTCAAGCCTGCCAAAATCGCCACCGGTTTTGAAGTGGCCGTGCCCCTGTTTGTGGCACAAGAAGACAAGATCGAGATCGACACCCGCACCGGCGAATACCGCAAGCGCGTCTAA
- the uvrC gene encoding excinuclease ABC subunit UvrC → MASEHSEQLLNEVAALPGLPGVYRYFDAQGQLLYVGKARNLKKRVSSYFQKTLDGTRIGHMVSRIVRMETTVVRSEAEALLLENNLIKTLNPKFNILFRDDKSYPYLKITGTRETYRTAGPKPPPSIAFPRMAYYRGVVDKRHSYYGPFPSAWAVKESVTLLQKVFRLRTCEDTVFANRTRPCLLYQIKRCSGPCVDLVDSEAYGRDVRDAEAFLRGETQAVLDTLEARMMAHAEQLEFEQAAEIRNQMSALSRVLHQQAMDNVSDKDVDVLAVKVHGGRACVNLAMVRGGRHLGDRPYFPAHVDDATQIDRALREAGEVHEVGEGDPVDQVAVQVLEAFIAQHYLGVAMPFILVTSHKVGTSLLDALSEQTGQKVNAVHQPREHRRIWLEMAQKNAEIALARLLAEEGSQQARTRALADALQLPDDQLDTLRVECFDISHTAGESTQASCVVFEDHKMQNSQYRRYKIEGITPGDDYAAMRQVLSRRYSKVAEAQRAELEIAATEDASKVAAEGPALAAAPASAEESATETATDPASGLPKGPRMPDLVLVDGGKGQVSMAREVFQQLGLDLSLIVGVEKGEGRKVGLEELVFADGREKVYLGHDSAALMLVAQIRDEAHRFAITGMRAQRAKVRTGSSKLEDIPGVGPKKRARLLQRFGGVRGVASASVEDLCTVEGISSDLADTIYRALR, encoded by the coding sequence ATGGCGTCAGAGCATTCCGAACAACTGTTGAACGAGGTCGCGGCCTTGCCGGGCTTGCCCGGGGTCTACCGCTATTTCGATGCCCAGGGGCAATTGCTGTATGTGGGCAAGGCGCGCAACCTCAAAAAGCGGGTCAGCAGCTATTTCCAGAAAACACTGGATGGCACACGCATTGGCCACATGGTCAGCCGCATCGTGCGCATGGAAACCACCGTGGTGCGGTCAGAGGCCGAGGCCCTGCTGCTCGAAAACAACCTGATCAAGACGCTGAACCCCAAGTTCAACATCCTGTTCCGGGACGACAAGAGCTACCCCTACCTCAAGATCACGGGCACCCGGGAAACCTACCGCACGGCAGGCCCCAAGCCGCCACCCTCGATCGCCTTTCCCCGCATGGCCTACTACCGCGGCGTGGTCGACAAGCGCCACAGTTATTACGGGCCCTTCCCCAGCGCCTGGGCTGTCAAAGAATCGGTGACCCTGCTGCAAAAGGTGTTCCGGCTTCGCACCTGCGAAGACACCGTGTTCGCCAACCGCACCCGGCCTTGTCTGCTCTACCAGATCAAACGTTGCAGCGGCCCCTGTGTGGACCTCGTCGACAGCGAGGCTTACGGCCGCGACGTGCGGGACGCCGAAGCCTTTCTGCGCGGTGAGACCCAGGCCGTGCTGGACACGCTGGAGGCCCGCATGATGGCGCACGCTGAGCAGCTGGAGTTTGAGCAGGCGGCCGAGATCCGCAACCAGATGTCGGCCTTGTCCCGTGTCCTGCACCAGCAGGCCATGGACAACGTGTCGGACAAAGACGTGGATGTGCTGGCGGTCAAGGTGCATGGCGGGCGCGCCTGTGTGAACCTGGCCATGGTGAGGGGAGGGCGGCATCTGGGCGACCGCCCCTATTTCCCCGCCCATGTGGACGACGCCACACAAATCGACCGCGCCCTGCGAGAGGCGGGAGAGGTCCATGAGGTCGGTGAGGGCGATCCGGTGGACCAGGTGGCCGTGCAGGTGCTCGAAGCTTTTATTGCCCAGCATTACCTTGGTGTGGCGATGCCTTTCATTCTTGTGACCAGCCACAAGGTCGGCACCTCGTTGCTCGATGCCTTGAGCGAACAAACGGGGCAGAAGGTGAATGCGGTGCACCAGCCCCGCGAGCACCGCCGCATCTGGCTGGAGATGGCGCAAAAGAATGCCGAAATCGCGCTGGCCCGGCTGTTGGCTGAAGAAGGCTCGCAGCAGGCGCGGACACGCGCGCTGGCCGATGCCCTGCAATTGCCCGACGATCAGCTTGACACGTTGCGGGTCGAGTGCTTCGATATCTCGCACACGGCCGGCGAATCTACCCAGGCCTCTTGCGTCGTGTTTGAAGACCACAAGATGCAAAACAGCCAGTACCGGCGGTACAAGATCGAGGGCATCACACCAGGCGACGATTACGCAGCCATGCGCCAGGTGCTGTCGCGGCGCTACAGCAAGGTGGCCGAGGCCCAGCGCGCAGAACTGGAAATAGCCGCAACAGAAGACGCGTCGAAAGTTGCGGCGGAGGGCCCCGCATTGGCCGCAGCGCCAGCGTCCGCAGAGGAGTCCGCGACTGAGACCGCGACCGATCCCGCCAGCGGCTTGCCAAAAGGCCCCCGCATGCCCGACCTGGTCTTGGTCGATGGCGGCAAGGGCCAGGTCAGCATGGCCCGTGAAGTGTTCCAGCAGTTGGGTCTGGACCTGTCGCTCATCGTCGGTGTAGAAAAAGGCGAGGGCAGGAAAGTGGGCCTGGAAGAGCTGGTCTTTGCCGATGGCCGAGAAAAGGTGTACCTGGGGCACGATTCGGCCGCGCTCATGCTGGTGGCCCAGATTCGTGACGAAGCCCACCGCTTTGCCATCACCGGCATGCGGGCCCAGCGCGCCAAGGTGCGCACGGGGTCCAGCAAGCTGGAAGACATTCCGGGGGTGGGGCCGAAGAAGCGCGCTCGCCTGTTGCAGCGGTTTGGCGGCGTGCGCGGGGTGGCCAGCGCCAGCGTGGAAGACCTTTGCACGGTGGAGGGGATCTCCAGCGATCTGGCGGATACGATTTACCGTGCATTGCGCTGA
- the earP gene encoding elongation factor P maturation arginine rhamnosyltransferase EarP encodes MPLTATPAPPADRPLWDVFCRVIDNLGDIGVCWRFCKALASQGQSVRLWIDVPEALAWMAPGALEGRVPHVQVHHWTEPLPSGATEVAQPADVWVEAFGCDPAPEWVAWLTQRLVDGHAPPVWVNLEYMSAESYVERFHRLPSPIMSGPLNGQSKWFFYPGFTPATGGLLREAGLMAARAAFDAPAWLTQQGLPCDSGTRRVSLFCYEPPVLEAVLHEAALDPTPSQWFIAHGRAQAAVAQVVPDAPVHRLPPLPQTDFDRLLWACDFNCVRGEDSLVRALWAGQPFVWHLYPQHDNAHHAKLEAFLDWLQAPASWRQFHRHWNGIETPSGPVWPGWAVIDEWRGCALSARERLLAQPDLVTQLLEFVAKKR; translated from the coding sequence ATGCCTCTGACCGCGACGCCCGCCCCACCCGCCGACCGCCCTTTGTGGGACGTGTTCTGTCGCGTCATTGACAACCTGGGGGATATCGGGGTCTGCTGGCGCTTTTGCAAGGCGCTGGCATCGCAGGGGCAATCGGTGCGCCTGTGGATCGATGTGCCTGAAGCCCTCGCCTGGATGGCGCCCGGCGCGCTGGAAGGCCGAGTGCCCCATGTGCAGGTGCACCACTGGACCGAACCACTGCCCTCGGGGGCGACCGAAGTCGCGCAGCCCGCCGATGTGTGGGTCGAGGCCTTTGGCTGTGACCCTGCGCCCGAGTGGGTGGCCTGGCTGACGCAACGGCTGGTGGATGGACACGCGCCGCCCGTGTGGGTCAACCTGGAGTACATGAGTGCAGAATCGTATGTGGAGCGCTTCCACCGCCTGCCTTCGCCCATCATGAGTGGCCCGCTCAACGGGCAAAGCAAATGGTTTTTTTACCCAGGATTCACGCCTGCCACCGGCGGCCTCCTTCGCGAGGCCGGGCTGATGGCCGCTCGCGCGGCATTCGACGCACCCGCCTGGCTGACGCAACAGGGCTTGCCCTGCGATTCGGGCACACGCCGGGTGAGCCTGTTTTGCTACGAACCGCCCGTGCTGGAAGCCGTGTTGCACGAAGCCGCTCTCGATCCCACGCCCAGCCAGTGGTTCATTGCCCATGGGCGGGCGCAGGCCGCGGTGGCGCAGGTGGTACCTGACGCACCCGTGCACCGGCTGCCCCCCCTGCCCCAGACCGACTTTGACCGGTTGCTGTGGGCCTGTGATTTCAACTGTGTTCGTGGAGAAGATTCACTGGTGCGCGCCCTCTGGGCCGGCCAGCCTTTTGTGTGGCACCTCTACCCGCAGCACGACAACGCCCACCACGCCAAGCTGGAAGCCTTTCTCGACTGGTTGCAGGCACCGGCTTCCTGGCGTCAGTTTCACCGCCATTGGAATGGGATCGAAACCCCGTCAGGACCCGTCTGGCCGGGCTGGGCTGTGATCGATGAATGGCGCGGCTGCGCGCTCTCGGCCAGGGAGCGGCTGCTGGCCCAACCCGACCTGGTCACCCAACTCCTCGAATTCGTTGCAAAAAAGCGATAA
- a CDS encoding DMT family transporter: MSSSSQDNAWLRAMPWVFVLIWSTGFIVARFGMPHAPPMKFLAVRYALSILCFLPWIWVTRVSWPKDRRQWLHLSVTGVLMHAGYLGGVWAAVKAGMGSGLSALIVGIQPVLTAIWLSAMGGSDGHVSRRQWVGLLLGFAGLVLVVSRKFGAGGPGDQANWVNLGFAVMALLSITAGTLYQKRFVKPCDVRSANTVQLLAALLVTLPLALAETESMRWNGELMGAMAWSVLGLTLGGSSLLYLLIQRGAAASVATLMYLVPPCTALIAWTLFDEPIGPITIAGIALTALGVSLVVRPPRAV, encoded by the coding sequence ATGTCGTCCTCGAGTCAAGACAACGCATGGCTGCGCGCCATGCCCTGGGTGTTTGTGCTGATCTGGAGCACCGGGTTCATCGTGGCCCGCTTTGGCATGCCACATGCCCCGCCGATGAAATTTCTGGCGGTGCGGTATGCCCTGTCCATTTTGTGTTTCCTGCCCTGGATCTGGGTGACCCGCGTTTCGTGGCCCAAAGACCGCAGGCAGTGGCTCCATCTTTCGGTCACTGGCGTGTTGATGCACGCGGGCTACCTGGGCGGTGTGTGGGCGGCTGTAAAAGCCGGCATGGGCTCAGGCTTGTCGGCTTTGATCGTGGGCATACAGCCCGTGCTCACCGCCATCTGGCTGAGCGCCATGGGCGGGTCCGACGGGCACGTCTCCCGGCGCCAGTGGGTGGGCTTGCTGCTGGGCTTTGCTGGCCTGGTGCTGGTGGTGTCCCGCAAGTTTGGCGCTGGCGGCCCGGGCGATCAGGCCAACTGGGTGAACCTGGGGTTTGCCGTGATGGCCTTGCTGTCCATCACCGCCGGTACCCTGTACCAAAAGCGCTTTGTAAAGCCTTGTGACGTGCGCAGTGCAAACACCGTGCAACTGCTGGCCGCGCTGTTGGTGACATTGCCATTGGCCCTCGCCGAGACCGAAAGCATGCGCTGGAATGGCGAGCTGATGGGCGCCATGGCCTGGTCGGTGCTGGGGCTCACACTGGGCGGCAGCTCTTTGCTGTACCTGTTGATCCAACGCGGTGCGGCGGCATCGGTGGCCACCCTGATGTACCTGGTGCCACCCTGCACAGCGCTGATCGCATGGACGCTGTTTGACGAGCCCATTGGCCCGATCACCATCGCTGGTATCGCGCTCACAGCACTGGGCGTGAGCCTGGTGGTGCGTCCACCCCGAGCGGTCTGA
- the pgsA gene encoding CDP-diacylglycerol--glycerol-3-phosphate 3-phosphatidyltransferase, which translates to MFFNLPTLLTWARIVAIPLIVGVFYLDGFSTAEQNLIATVMFVVFALTDWADGYLARRLNQTSAFGAFLDPVADKILVCASVLILVHLGRADVFVALIIIGREIAISSLREWMAIIGATKSVAVHMVGKLKTTVQMVAIPFLLFDGVALGVVDTRIWGTWLIWASAVLTIWSMVYYLQKALPEIRARSR; encoded by the coding sequence ATGTTTTTTAACCTCCCGACACTGCTGACCTGGGCGCGCATCGTGGCCATCCCGTTGATCGTCGGGGTGTTTTATCTCGACGGTTTCAGTACCGCCGAACAAAACCTGATCGCCACGGTGATGTTCGTTGTGTTTGCGCTCACCGATTGGGCCGACGGCTACCTGGCGCGCCGCCTCAACCAGACCTCGGCCTTTGGTGCCTTTCTGGATCCGGTGGCCGACAAGATTCTGGTGTGCGCCAGCGTGCTGATACTGGTGCATCTGGGTCGCGCCGATGTGTTTGTCGCGCTGATCATCATCGGGCGTGAAATTGCCATTTCGTCGCTGCGCGAATGGATGGCCATCATCGGAGCCACCAAGAGTGTGGCGGTGCACATGGTGGGCAAGCTCAAAACCACTGTGCAGATGGTCGCGATACCCTTTTTGCTGTTTGACGGGGTCGCCCTCGGCGTGGTCGACACGCGTATCTGGGGCACCTGGCTGATCTGGGCCTCGGCTGTGCTGACCATCTGGTCGATGGTGTATTACCTGCAGAAAGCCTTGCCCGAGATTCGCGCCCGGTCACGCTGA
- a CDS encoding DUF3592 domain-containing protein translates to MQAVWGYVQSMWQQAWQGDVQAILFWVAVYCGVVGIYSLAFQLRIRRWPAAPGVLAQAGVERWGGPEWVRSDQQYSLKSAYRYRVDGRVYEGHRVSTWVMVASHNGRFLLEAQLKGVQRHPDGTVSVFYNPKRPHKSFLIQPGRVGLLITWVIILGPALFYWSRFHGG, encoded by the coding sequence ATGCAGGCGGTTTGGGGTTACGTTCAATCCATGTGGCAGCAGGCGTGGCAAGGGGATGTGCAAGCGATCCTGTTTTGGGTCGCGGTGTATTGCGGGGTGGTGGGCATTTATTCCCTGGCTTTTCAGCTGCGCATCCGCCGTTGGCCTGCCGCACCCGGGGTGCTCGCCCAAGCGGGGGTGGAGCGGTGGGGGGGCCCGGAATGGGTGAGGTCCGACCAGCAGTACAGCCTGAAATCAGCCTACCGTTACCGGGTGGACGGGCGCGTCTACGAGGGGCATCGGGTATCAACATGGGTGATGGTGGCCAGCCACAACGGGCGCTTTTTACTCGAAGCCCAGCTGAAAGGTGTTCAGCGCCATCCTGATGGCACGGTGTCCGTGTTTTACAACCCGAAGCGACCCCACAAGAGCTTTTTGATCCAGCCCGGTAGGGTCGGATTGCTGATCACCTGGGTCATCATCCTGGGCCCGGCGCTGTTCTACTGGAGCCGGTTTCATGGTGGTTGA